In a single window of the Deltaproteobacteria bacterium genome:
- the can gene encoding carbonate dehydratase, translating into MKILNDLFEKNRKWAEKVKASDPEFFLNISKQQKPEYLWIGCSDSRVAANQIVDLLPGRLFVHRNIANVVVHTDLNCLSVIQYAVEVLKIKHIIVCGHYGCGGIQAAMENKEHGLIDHWLRHIKDVYRYHEEKFDAVNDEKEKMNLLCELNVIEQVANVCHTTIVQNAWRSGQELAVHGWIYNIEDGILKDMNVCNKGPDDISQTHRLK; encoded by the coding sequence ATGAAAATATTAAATGATCTTTTTGAAAAAAACAGAAAATGGGCAGAAAAGGTAAAAGCCTCTGATCCTGAGTTCTTCCTGAACATTTCAAAACAGCAAAAGCCTGAATATTTATGGATTGGCTGTTCCGACAGCCGCGTGGCGGCCAATCAAATTGTCGACCTTCTTCCCGGCAGGCTCTTTGTTCATCGTAATATTGCCAACGTCGTTGTCCATACGGACCTCAATTGCCTGTCCGTTATTCAATATGCAGTAGAAGTGTTAAAAATAAAACATATTATTGTTTGCGGACATTACGGCTGCGGCGGCATTCAGGCAGCCATGGAAAATAAAGAGCATGGCTTGATAGACCATTGGCTTCGTCATATTAAAGATGTCTATCGTTATCATGAGGAGAAATTTGACGCAGTTAATGATGAAAAAGAAAAAATGAACCTGCTCTGTGAACTTAATGTCATTGAACAGGTCGCCAATGTTTGTCACACGACTATTGTTCAAAATGCCTGGAGATCGGGGCAGGAACTGGCAGTACATGGATGGATATACAATATTGAAGACGGCATATTGAAAGATATGAATGTATGCAACAAGGGGCCTGATGACATATCCCAAACGCACAGATTGAAGTAG
- a CDS encoding alpha/beta hydrolase yields MKILILIAIAVFALFAFYGCKSVVNRLAFYPDKTDIIPGNRLPENVKEIFIETEDKLSIQAYFIPNKSSDNILLYFHGNAGNICHRLPDLLQINSFGINVLGISYRGYGKSEGKPSEEGIYMDGRAALKYATEKLGFAEENVILLGRSIGTAAAIETALNRNIKGLILVTPLTSGKDEARAAGVGSLSSLAGASFNNIGKIDRLSCPLLVIHGTNDDVIPFEMGKALFNRAKGEKKFVKIEGADHNNISSEYGAKYWPPIDEFIRGL; encoded by the coding sequence ATGAAAATCCTTATCCTCATTGCCATAGCAGTCTTTGCCCTCTTTGCTTTTTACGGCTGCAAATCAGTTGTTAACAGGCTGGCTTTTTATCCCGACAAGACAGATATCATCCCCGGCAACAGGTTGCCGGAGAATGTAAAGGAAATCTTCATTGAAACGGAAGATAAACTAAGCATTCAGGCATACTTTATCCCCAATAAAAGTTCAGACAATATCCTCCTTTATTTTCACGGTAATGCAGGCAATATTTGCCACCGTCTGCCTGATCTCTTGCAGATAAACAGTTTTGGAATAAACGTGCTGGGCATCAGCTATCGCGGCTATGGAAAAAGCGAGGGTAAACCGAGCGAGGAAGGGATCTACATGGACGGCAGAGCAGCTTTGAAGTATGCAACTGAAAAGCTCGGTTTTGCTGAGGAAAATGTCATCCTCTTGGGCCGGTCCATTGGAACGGCGGCTGCAATCGAAACGGCCCTCAACAGAAACATAAAGGGATTGATCCTTGTAACGCCGCTGACAAGCGGTAAAGATGAAGCCAGAGCGGCCGGGGTCGGCTCCCTTTCATCACTTGCCGGCGCCTCCTTCAACAACATAGGCAAAATAGATCGTCTTTCCTGCCCTCTTCTCGTCATTCACGGTACAAATGATGACGTCATTCCCTTTGAAATGGGCAAAGCCCTTTTCAACAGGGCAAAAGGCGAAAAGAAATTTGTCAAAATTGAAGGCGCCGACCACAATAATATATCAAGTGAATACGGGGCGAAATATTGGCCGCCCATCGATGAGTTTATCAGAGGGCTTTGA